In a genomic window of Niallia taxi:
- a CDS encoding methyl-accepting chemotaxis protein: MKIKTQLILILTVLLLSLVSIGVYSNYSLHNAEDNYVNLNEAKEMQRLVTHVQYRLAGMSNDERGFLLTGDNQYTDGINEKAADIEDTLTSMEKLANYQEYKKSIQQLATSIQSYTTMSDKVVNTFSDNPSNAEALHFGDLRDLRKEVLDPAVNTLVEQINTDVIQIEADNEKNTDIARTTLITIIIAAAALSIVLGFVLLRSILRPLNMMNKQMVEIASGDGDLTKKVKVSGRNEFASLASSFNEFVQSLKDMITKVGQTSKDVAQSSDELAASMEQSRVTAEQVADAVQIITEISNDQNTAAQHSLNRVNNSLQNVQNVSTKANHVAQESDRIKGKANDGEQAMSEMLGQMDTIHHSVGLAENGLHSLVSSINEIKESLSNIQEISGQTNLLALNAAIEAARAGEHGKGFAIVADEVRKLADMTSNSANHIDTLVNSIQNHSSETVGNMILVKENVDSGIKLSERTNSHIKEILESIEVVAGHIKDVATTSDQITTEVQGVQQSMEEIAHSSNKTLANTEEVAAATEEQTASFQEVSSSATALSQLSDQLEKLVHRFKVTEENNR; encoded by the coding sequence ATGAAAATTAAAACACAATTAATCTTAATACTGACCGTTTTGCTTCTGTCTTTAGTTAGTATAGGTGTTTACAGTAATTACAGTCTACATAACGCTGAAGATAATTATGTAAATTTAAATGAGGCGAAAGAAATGCAGCGTCTCGTTACACATGTCCAATATCGTTTAGCAGGAATGTCCAATGATGAAAGAGGCTTTTTGCTGACTGGAGACAACCAATATACAGATGGAATTAACGAAAAGGCAGCAGATATAGAAGACACACTTACTTCTATGGAAAAGCTTGCGAATTATCAAGAATATAAAAAAAGTATTCAACAATTAGCAACAAGCATTCAATCCTATACAACAATGAGCGACAAAGTAGTCAATACCTTTAGCGATAACCCTTCTAACGCAGAGGCATTACATTTTGGTGACTTAAGAGATTTAAGAAAAGAAGTACTTGACCCTGCAGTCAATACGCTTGTAGAACAAATTAACACAGATGTTATACAAATTGAAGCAGATAACGAAAAGAACACTGATATTGCTAGAACTACATTGATTACGATTATTATTGCAGCAGCAGCTTTAAGCATCGTATTAGGTTTCGTTCTCCTACGTTCTATTTTGCGTCCATTAAATATGATGAATAAGCAGATGGTAGAAATTGCTTCTGGTGATGGAGATTTGACAAAAAAAGTCAAGGTTAGTGGTAGGAATGAATTTGCTAGCCTGGCATCTTCTTTTAATGAATTTGTACAATCATTAAAAGACATGATTACGAAAGTTGGCCAAACATCCAAGGATGTTGCGCAATCCTCTGATGAGCTTGCAGCTAGCATGGAGCAATCAAGGGTGACAGCAGAACAAGTTGCAGATGCTGTTCAAATCATTACCGAAATCAGCAATGACCAAAATACTGCTGCACAGCATAGTTTAAACAGAGTAAATAACTCCCTGCAAAATGTTCAAAATGTGTCAACGAAAGCTAATCATGTTGCACAAGAGTCAGATCGGATTAAAGGCAAAGCAAACGATGGTGAACAAGCGATGTCAGAAATGCTTGGGCAAATGGATACCATTCACCATTCCGTTGGATTAGCAGAAAATGGTCTTCACTCATTAGTGTCGAGCATAAATGAAATTAAAGAATCGCTAAGCAATATTCAGGAAATTTCTGGACAAACGAATTTACTTGCATTAAATGCTGCCATTGAGGCTGCAAGAGCAGGTGAGCATGGCAAAGGGTTTGCCATCGTTGCAGATGAAGTACGAAAGCTGGCAGATATGACAAGCAATTCTGCCAACCATATCGACACACTAGTAAACTCTATTCAGAACCATTCTTCAGAAACCGTCGGGAATATGATTCTAGTTAAGGAAAATGTGGATTCTGGTATTAAGCTATCTGAACGAACAAATTCGCATATTAAAGAAATACTTGAAAGCATTGAAGTGGTTGCTGGCCATATTAAGGATGTTGCCACAACATCTGACCAGATTACAACAGAGGTTCAAGGTGTTCAGCAATCGATGGAAGAAATCGCACACAGCTCAAACAAAACGTTGGCTAACACAGAAGAGGTTGCAGCTGCTACAGAAGAACAAACTGCATCATTCCAAGAAGTTTCGTCTTCAGCAACAGCCTTATCCCAACTGTCCGATCAGCTTGAAAAATTGGTTCATCGCTTTAAGGTTACGGAAGAAAATAATAGGTAA
- a CDS encoding urease accessory protein UreH produces MIIQFISVLLLGLILGIKHSLEPDHIIAVSTIVSKDKRLSRSTLAGAFWGIGHTATLFVFGILIVLLKGELADKWVMTLEFIVGIMLVYLGSKNLLFYTNKNLKQPTERTSLIKVTLIGIIHGLAGSAAMVLLTMSTVSTVWQCALYILVFGVGTIIGMLIFTTIIGIPFVYSSKSITTNKLLVRFAGSVSFAFGVYYMYSIGITDGLFKLWIK; encoded by the coding sequence ATGATTATTCAATTCATTTCCGTATTATTATTAGGATTAATTCTTGGCATAAAGCATTCATTAGAACCAGACCATATTATTGCAGTATCTACCATTGTCAGTAAGGATAAAAGACTTTCTAGGTCAACATTGGCAGGTGCCTTTTGGGGAATCGGTCATACAGCTACATTATTTGTATTTGGCATCTTAATTGTATTGCTGAAAGGGGAATTAGCTGATAAATGGGTGATGACCCTCGAATTCATAGTAGGAATTATGCTTGTCTATTTAGGAAGCAAAAATTTGCTGTTTTATACAAACAAAAATCTAAAACAGCCGACTGAACGAACATCACTTATTAAAGTTACGTTAATAGGAATAATTCACGGACTTGCAGGAAGTGCAGCAATGGTGTTATTAACTATGTCCACAGTTTCAACTGTTTGGCAATGTGCCTTGTACATATTAGTTTTTGGTGTAGGAACAATAATCGGTATGCTTATTTTTACCACAATAATTGGTATTCCATTTGTATACAGCAGTAAAAGCATTACTACAAATAAGCTTTTGGTAAGATTTGCCGGATCTGTCAGCTTTGCATTTGGTGTCTACTATATGTACTCTATTGGAATAACAGATGGCTTATTTAAATTATGGATAAAATAG
- the larC2 gene encoding nickel pincer cofactor biosynthesis protein LarC2: MKALPPYEEHIDEDMLKVEVNLDDISGEVLGYVMDLLFESGANDVYYSPIYMKKNRPGILLQILCSLQKLGVMKEILFRETTTLGIRYYPLTVHRLERKFREVETEWGVVKVKEGILQGQIVQSAPEYEDCKKIAMQHQVPLKKVYEQVWRNGEVSN, encoded by the coding sequence ATGAAAGCTCTTCCTCCCTATGAAGAGCATATCGATGAAGATATGCTGAAAGTAGAGGTTAACTTGGATGATATTTCTGGAGAAGTCCTTGGTTATGTGATGGATTTATTGTTTGAAAGTGGCGCTAACGATGTCTATTATTCACCGATTTATATGAAGAAAAATCGGCCGGGAATCTTGCTGCAAATCCTGTGTTCACTGCAGAAATTAGGAGTAATGAAGGAAATTCTTTTTAGGGAAACGACAACACTGGGTATACGTTATTACCCATTGACCGTCCATCGCCTTGAACGAAAGTTTCGAGAGGTCGAAACAGAGTGGGGGGTAGTAAAAGTGAAAGAAGGTATCCTGCAAGGACAGATTGTACAATCGGCACCAGAGTATGAAGATTGTAAAAAAATAGCGATGCAGCACCAAGTCCCACTGAAAAAGGTATATGAACAAGTGTGGAGAAATGGGGAAGTCAGTAACTAA
- the larC gene encoding nickel pincer cofactor biosynthesis protein LarC translates to MKTLYFDCFSGISGDMVIGALIDAGADPEFLAEELKKLKIDDEYELGWKKVVKNGITSTKFDVILLDSISVNNADDHSHEHTHSHDHSHDHSHEHTHSHDHSHDHSHEHMHNHDHSHDHSHGHGHSHDRSHDHSHSHSHHHRSYKDIMKLILEADLSDNVKNTALNIFEKIGRAEGHIHGMPLEQVHFHEVGAVDSIIDIVGAAILFHHLEVSVIKASAIPVGTGRIKIDHGIYPVPAPATLEILKGIPLEHTNIRGELTTPTGAAIVAAMADEFCAFPSLKVQAIGYGAGTKTFAEHPNVLRVIIGEQV, encoded by the coding sequence ATGAAAACGTTATACTTTGATTGTTTTTCTGGAATTAGCGGTGACATGGTAATTGGCGCATTAATTGACGCAGGAGCTGACCCAGAATTCTTAGCTGAAGAACTGAAAAAGCTTAAGATTGACGATGAATACGAGCTTGGATGGAAGAAGGTTGTGAAAAACGGTATCACAAGTACAAAATTCGATGTGATTTTGTTGGATAGTATCAGCGTGAATAATGCTGATGACCACAGCCATGAGCATACGCATAGTCACGACCACAGTCATGACCACAGCCATGAGCATACGCATAGTCACGACCACAGTCATGACCACAGCCATGAGCATATGCATAATCACGACCACAGTCATGATCATAGCCATGGGCATGGGCATAGTCATGACCGCAGTCATGACCATAGCCATTCGCACAGTCATCATCACCGCTCTTATAAAGATATTATGAAGCTTATTCTAGAAGCTGACTTATCGGATAATGTCAAAAATACAGCTTTAAATATTTTTGAAAAAATCGGTCGGGCAGAAGGCCATATCCACGGTATGCCCCTTGAACAAGTTCATTTTCATGAGGTTGGTGCAGTAGATTCAATCATTGATATTGTTGGGGCAGCGATACTTTTTCATCACCTGGAAGTCTCTGTAATTAAGGCTTCAGCGATACCTGTTGGCACAGGTAGAATTAAGATAGATCACGGTATTTATCCTGTTCCTGCGCCTGCTACTCTTGAAATTTTAAAGGGGATTCCACTTGAACATACAAATATCCGTGGTGAATTAACGACTCCGACTGGAGCTGCAATTGTTGCCGCTATGGCAGATGAGTTTTGTGCGTTTCCATCTTTAAAGGTGCAAGCGATTGGCTATGGTGCTGGCACAAAGACCTTTGCCGAACATCCAAATGTGCTGCGTGTAATTATTGGAGAGCAAGTTTGA
- the larB gene encoding nickel pincer cofactor biosynthesis protein LarB — MLEQILSQVQSGELSVSEAKQKLATYENLGFAKVDHHRNKRQGFSEIVYGEGKEPEHIISIIQSLRNRNNQVLVTRVSKEKAEKIQAVCPEFIYNETARILYWKKGTEKQPSDNGYIAIICAGTSDLKVAEEAAVTAEVLGSEVRRIYDVGVAGIHRLFNHLEEIQNATVSVVIAGMEGALPSVVGGLVSHPVIAVPTSVGYGANFNGLSALLTMLNSCASGISVVNIDNGFGGGYNAVLINQLAQKGARQNENVIL, encoded by the coding sequence ATGCTGGAGCAAATTTTGTCCCAAGTTCAAAGTGGTGAGTTAAGCGTGAGTGAAGCCAAACAGAAGCTAGCAACATATGAAAATTTAGGATTTGCCAAGGTAGATCATCATCGAAACAAACGTCAAGGCTTCTCAGAAATTGTTTATGGAGAAGGGAAGGAACCTGAGCATATTATTTCCATCATTCAATCGTTAAGAAATCGGAACAATCAAGTGCTCGTGACGAGAGTTTCTAAAGAAAAAGCGGAAAAGATTCAAGCAGTTTGTCCGGAATTTATCTACAATGAAACTGCTCGGATTTTATATTGGAAAAAGGGGACGGAGAAGCAACCGAGTGATAATGGCTATATTGCCATCATTTGTGCTGGCACCTCTGACTTAAAAGTAGCAGAGGAAGCGGCTGTCACAGCAGAAGTGCTCGGGAGCGAGGTGCGTCGCATATATGATGTGGGTGTTGCAGGAATTCACCGCCTCTTTAATCATCTTGAGGAAATTCAAAATGCGACCGTTTCCGTTGTGATTGCTGGTATGGAGGGGGCGTTGCCAAGCGTCGTTGGCGGACTTGTGTCTCACCCAGTCATTGCTGTGCCGACAAGCGTTGGCTACGGAGCTAATTTCAACGGCTTATCCGCATTACTGACAATGTTGAATTCCTGTGCATCAGGAATAAGTGTTGTAAATATTGATAATGGCTTCGGCGGCGGCTATAACGCTGTTTTAATCAATCAACTTGCACAAAAAGGAGCACGACAAAATGAAAACGTTATACTTTGA
- the larE gene encoding ATP-dependent sacrificial sulfur transferase LarE, with product MIAKKYEQLVSILQKMETVVVAFSGGVDSTFLLKAAVDALGAGNVLAVTADSETYPSSELEEAKSLALHIGVKHIVIETSELAIPGYSENTKNRCYFCKSSLFDHLIPVMEEAGYNNVIYGVIADDMNEFRPGMKAAKEKGIRGPLQEANLFKEEIRELSFEQGLPTWNKPSFACLSSRIAYGDKITKEKLTKVEKAEAFLKSLHIRQVRVRTHQDIARIEVEPDDMKIILEKNSYIVSALQDFGYKYITLDLIGYQSGSMNKSLVKEG from the coding sequence ATGATTGCGAAAAAATATGAACAGCTAGTGTCGATCCTTCAGAAAATGGAGACAGTTGTTGTTGCTTTCTCAGGGGGAGTGGACAGTACATTTTTATTAAAAGCGGCAGTGGATGCCCTTGGAGCTGGGAATGTGCTTGCAGTTACGGCAGACTCAGAAACATACCCTTCCAGCGAATTAGAAGAGGCAAAATCACTGGCGTTACATATCGGGGTAAAGCATATCGTTATTGAAACTTCGGAATTAGCAATTCCCGGTTACTCGGAAAATACGAAAAACAGATGCTATTTTTGCAAAAGCAGCTTGTTTGATCATCTGATACCGGTTATGGAAGAGGCGGGCTATAACAATGTTATTTATGGAGTCATTGCTGATGATATGAATGAATTTAGACCAGGCATGAAGGCCGCAAAGGAAAAAGGGATTCGAGGTCCGCTTCAAGAAGCTAATTTGTTCAAAGAGGAAATTCGCGAGCTTTCGTTTGAGCAAGGACTGCCAACGTGGAATAAACCATCCTTTGCATGCCTGTCCTCAAGAATTGCTTATGGCGATAAAATCACAAAGGAAAAGCTTACAAAGGTCGAAAAAGCAGAAGCATTTCTGAAATCACTTCATATTCGTCAAGTGCGAGTTCGAACACATCAGGACATCGCCAGAATTGAGGTAGAGCCGGATGATATGAAAATCATTCTCGAAAAAAACAGTTATATTGTGAGTGCGTTACAGGATTTCGGCTACAAATATATTACGTTAGATTTAATAGGCTACCAGAGTGGCAGTATGAATAAGTCACTTGTTAAAGAAGGATAA
- a CDS encoding SDR family oxidoreductase: MSTLFDLNGKVAVAVGGNGVLGSSMAMGLAEHGAKVAIVGRNLDKAAEIVQEITENGGIAKAFFADVLTKDSLLKAADEIEQWAGCWDIVLNAPGTNSATPFFEIGMDEWDRIMDVNLKGIVLTCQIFAERMIKHGKKGSIINISSVSSTTPLSRVFTYSVSKAGINSVTQFLAREFAPHAIRVNAIIPGFFPAEQNKKILDQERIEDIMRHTPMKRFGSAEELKGTTVWLASDKASSFVTGALIRVDGGFGSMTI; the protein is encoded by the coding sequence ATGTCTACATTATTTGATTTAAACGGTAAGGTTGCAGTTGCAGTTGGAGGAAACGGGGTGTTAGGCTCCTCGATGGCAATGGGCTTGGCAGAGCATGGTGCGAAGGTAGCCATTGTTGGCCGGAATTTAGATAAAGCAGCAGAGATTGTCCAAGAAATAACCGAAAACGGCGGGATTGCGAAGGCATTTTTTGCTGATGTCTTAACAAAGGATTCGTTACTTAAAGCAGCAGATGAAATCGAACAATGGGCTGGCTGCTGGGATATTGTTCTTAACGCACCTGGCACGAATAGTGCAACACCTTTTTTTGAAATTGGGATGGATGAATGGGATCGAATTATGGATGTTAACTTAAAAGGCATAGTTTTAACCTGTCAGATTTTTGCGGAGAGAATGATAAAGCATGGGAAAAAAGGAAGCATTATTAATATTTCGTCTGTTTCTTCCACAACGCCGCTTTCAAGAGTGTTTACTTACTCTGTATCAAAGGCAGGAATCAATAGCGTTACACAATTCTTGGCACGTGAATTTGCTCCACACGCAATTCGTGTTAATGCCATTATTCCCGGCTTTTTCCCGGCAGAGCAAAATAAGAAAATTCTTGATCAAGAGAGAATAGAAGACATAATGAGGCATACGCCGATGAAACGATTTGGAAGTGCGGAAGAGTTAAAAGGTACAACAGTGTGGCTGGCATCAGATAAAGCGTCCAGCTTTGTAACAGGTGCTTTGATAAGGGTAGATGGCGGATTTGGAAGTATGACGATTTAA
- a CDS encoding nickel pincer cofactor-dependent isomerase, group 22, whose amino-acid sequence MGILQVLLQDIPVPKMAKVKVNFDDAKIDDLTSILMEKLQREKIGKTIKPSMEIAVAVGSRGLDRIIELTAVTVKFLKDLGAKPFIVPSMGSHGGATAEGQRAVLEHLGITQEAVGAEIRSSMEVVEVGRLANGLPVYVDKYALQADGIVVINRVKPHTAFRGPVESGIMKMISIGLGKQKGAEACHQMGFKHMAENVPAMAKVIMEKTPFLFGVATVENAFDKIAIVEVLTPDEVIAKEPDLQKKAKSLLPKLFFDQLDVLVIDEIGKNISGDGMDPNITGRYPTPYASGGPDVNKMVVLDVTPQSEGNANGVGTADFTTQRLLDKMDREGTYANGLTSTVVAPTKIATTLPNDRMTFQAAVKTCNILNFNDVKLVRIKNTLVLSEIEVSESLLDYVCSHPNMEQITDLKEIPFNEQGNLF is encoded by the coding sequence ATGGGAATTCTTCAAGTATTATTACAAGACATTCCAGTTCCAAAAATGGCAAAAGTTAAGGTTAACTTTGATGATGCCAAAATAGATGATCTTACGTCAATCTTAATGGAAAAATTGCAAAGAGAGAAAATAGGAAAAACTATTAAGCCAAGCATGGAAATTGCCGTTGCAGTTGGAAGCAGGGGACTTGATCGAATTATCGAGCTAACAGCTGTAACTGTGAAGTTTCTAAAAGATTTAGGTGCAAAGCCTTTTATTGTCCCGAGCATGGGCAGTCATGGTGGTGCAACGGCTGAAGGACAGCGGGCTGTTTTAGAGCATCTTGGAATAACGCAGGAAGCAGTAGGAGCAGAGATTCGGTCCTCTATGGAAGTGGTTGAAGTTGGCAGACTTGCTAATGGGCTGCCTGTTTATGTAGATAAATACGCTTTGCAGGCAGATGGCATCGTCGTAATTAACCGTGTCAAACCTCATACAGCATTTCGTGGTCCAGTCGAAAGCGGCATTATGAAGATGATTAGCATCGGTTTAGGTAAGCAAAAGGGTGCTGAGGCTTGTCATCAAATGGGATTTAAGCATATGGCAGAAAATGTTCCAGCAATGGCAAAGGTGATAATGGAAAAAACTCCCTTCCTTTTCGGTGTGGCGACAGTCGAAAATGCCTTCGATAAGATTGCAATCGTTGAAGTTCTGACACCTGATGAAGTCATTGCTAAGGAGCCGGACTTACAGAAAAAAGCAAAGTCATTATTGCCAAAGCTTTTTTTTGACCAGCTCGATGTCCTTGTAATTGATGAAATCGGTAAAAATATTAGCGGTGACGGCATGGACCCTAATATTACTGGCCGCTATCCTACCCCATATGCATCAGGAGGACCAGATGTTAACAAGATGGTCGTGTTAGATGTGACACCACAATCAGAGGGAAATGCGAATGGTGTTGGAACGGCTGATTTCACCACACAACGGTTACTAGACAAGATGGACAGAGAAGGAACTTATGCTAACGGGTTGACTTCCACTGTTGTAGCACCAACAAAAATTGCCACGACGCTGCCTAATGATAGAATGACTTTTCAAGCAGCAGTTAAAACTTGCAATATCTTGAATTTTAACGATGTCAAACTTGTGCGCATAAAAAACACGTTAGTCCTGAGTGAGATTGAAGTTTCTGAAAGCTTACTAGATTATGTTTGCTCCCATCCAAATATGGAGCAAATTACGGATCTTAAAGAAATTCCTTTCAATGAGCAAGGCAATTTATTTTAG
- a CDS encoding sugar phosphate isomerase/epimerase family protein yields MNNAKIGVQMFNLKSKIEEIGVYETMRTIHELGYHFVEVTQIQMTPENVAEIRRAGLDFNIKVAAISAPLDSMPGSQGESLSTDFDKIVSDCKTLDCNFIRIGMMPVNLMGNKSKAMAYIAEAEKMAERLKQHNIELYYHNHHIEFEKYDGQALLDIMKEQTSNLGFELDVHWAQRGGANPIDVINRFAGRVALIHLKDYRVGQIDLGDLKDMSNFMNKFTGNIEFAELGQGNLDIKGIMEAGMNSGVQYFLIEQDDTYGRNPFDCLRESGDYLKQLGYAELF; encoded by the coding sequence ATGAACAACGCGAAAATTGGAGTTCAAATGTTCAATTTGAAAAGTAAGATAGAAGAAATAGGTGTTTATGAAACTATGAGAACTATCCATGAGCTTGGTTACCACTTTGTGGAGGTGACACAAATTCAAATGACACCTGAAAATGTTGCCGAAATACGCAGAGCAGGCTTAGACTTTAATATTAAGGTTGCAGCTATCAGTGCCCCCCTAGATTCCATGCCTGGCAGCCAAGGTGAATCTTTATCAACAGACTTTGATAAGATTGTCAGTGACTGTAAAACATTAGATTGCAATTTTATAAGAATTGGCATGATGCCTGTTAATCTGATGGGAAATAAGAGCAAGGCTATGGCATATATTGCTGAAGCAGAGAAGATGGCAGAACGGCTCAAACAGCACAATATAGAGCTGTATTACCATAACCATCATATTGAGTTTGAGAAATATGACGGGCAAGCACTGCTGGATATTATGAAGGAGCAAACTTCAAACCTAGGCTTTGAGCTTGATGTACATTGGGCACAAAGAGGCGGAGCAAATCCGATTGATGTTATTAATCGATTCGCAGGACGTGTTGCACTCATTCATTTAAAGGATTACAGAGTTGGCCAGATTGACTTAGGTGATTTAAAGGATATGTCCAATTTTATGAACAAATTTACAGGTAATATCGAATTTGCAGAGCTCGGACAGGGTAATCTTGACATTAAAGGGATTATGGAAGCCGGGATGAACAGCGGCGTGCAATATTTTCTGATTGAACAAGACGACACATATGGCAGAAATCCATTTGATTGTCTGAGAGAGTCAGGAGATTATCTTAAACAATTAGGATATGCTGAATTGTTCTGA
- a CDS encoding Gfo/Idh/MocA family protein gives MLKAAVIGLGDISKIHLAAIQANPDVELTAVCDIDSAHRSMFPNVNFYNDYEALIAEEMLDCVHICLPHYLHYPATKACVEKGINVFLEKPVALNNKEGYSLVQLEEEHEHVKICVCLQNRYNKTFEVLNDMIKNGNYGPILGIKGLVTWNRPKAYYDAKPWRGKMDYAGGGVMINQSIHTLDIMQLLGGEIESIRGSIDQLLDYGIEVEDTASAHIQFSNGATGLFFATITNERNSSVELQVTFKDEKFTIKDSMLTRADDEDKKIELVTDDKLPGTKFYYGASHAKLINRFYRCIAANSDEYTHVKDALMSMKMIDAIRQSSEEKRRVRMEELKDEQRENWSSNVQFEK, from the coding sequence ATGCTGAAAGCAGCTGTAATCGGTCTTGGCGATATTTCAAAAATCCACCTAGCTGCCATCCAAGCTAACCCGGATGTGGAATTAACGGCAGTGTGTGATATAGATTCAGCACATCGAAGCATGTTCCCAAATGTGAACTTTTACAATGACTATGAAGCGTTGATAGCAGAGGAAATGCTGGATTGTGTCCATATATGCTTGCCGCACTATCTTCACTATCCTGCTACAAAAGCCTGTGTAGAAAAGGGGATTAATGTCTTTCTTGAAAAACCTGTCGCCTTAAATAATAAAGAGGGTTATTCGTTAGTACAGCTAGAAGAAGAGCATGAGCATGTCAAGATTTGTGTGTGTTTACAGAATCGGTACAATAAAACATTTGAAGTCCTGAACGACATGATTAAAAACGGCAATTATGGACCGATTTTAGGAATTAAGGGTCTGGTGACGTGGAACAGGCCTAAGGCTTATTACGACGCAAAGCCTTGGCGTGGCAAGATGGATTATGCCGGCGGTGGTGTGATGATTAACCAATCGATTCATACTTTGGATATAATGCAGCTGCTTGGCGGAGAAATCGAATCAATAAGAGGATCTATTGATCAATTACTTGATTACGGGATTGAAGTAGAGGATACAGCAAGTGCTCATATTCAGTTTTCCAATGGAGCAACAGGGTTGTTTTTTGCGACAATTACGAATGAACGAAACTCAAGTGTAGAGCTGCAAGTAACATTCAAGGACGAAAAGTTTACGATTAAGGACAGTATGTTAACAAGAGCTGATGACGAGGACAAAAAGATAGAATTAGTGACAGATGACAAGCTTCCTGGGACGAAATTCTATTATGGAGCAAGCCACGCTAAGTTGATTAATCGGTTCTATCGTTGTATTGCTGCAAACAGCGACGAATATACCCATGTGAAGGATGCCCTTATGTCGATGAAAATGATTGATGCAATCAGGCAATCGTCAGAAGAAAAAAGACGTGTCAGGATGGAGGAGCTAAAGGATGAACAACGCGAAAATTGGAGTTCAAATGTTCAATTTGAAAAGTAA
- a CDS encoding Gfo/Idh/MocA family protein, which yields MGSKVRLGVIGLGAQGGAYADYLAEGKVTNMVLGAICDIDSVKKSVASEKFPSIPFYDNYIEMLESGAVDAIVTCVPHYLHPEMAIEAMKREIHALVEKPAGVYTKQVKEMNDFAATKPELTFGIMFNQRTNPLYQKLKSLIDSGEIGSIRRTNWMITTWWRPQGYYDQGAWRATWEGEGGGVLVNQAPHQIDLLQWICGMPKKVYSNVKYGFQRNIAVEDEVTALLDYGNGATGVFITCTHDLIGTDRFEILGDNGKIVVDDSKKITIKRLAKPESEMSATMSMQDVAKIFMGGNTEELFTEEVLEFESVWGEQHIAVLENFAANIIDGTPLIANGADGINGVALANAIHLSSWLDKEVELPIDEEVYLAELNKKIEAEKRNPIKS from the coding sequence ATGGGAAGCAAAGTGAGATTAGGTGTGATCGGATTAGGAGCACAGGGCGGAGCATACGCTGACTATTTGGCAGAGGGAAAAGTAACGAATATGGTGCTTGGAGCAATTTGTGATATTGATTCAGTGAAAAAGTCGGTAGCGTCTGAGAAGTTTCCTAGTATTCCTTTTTATGATAACTATATTGAAATGCTTGAAAGCGGTGCGGTAGACGCAATTGTCACTTGTGTTCCTCATTATTTGCATCCTGAAATGGCGATTGAAGCAATGAAAAGAGAGATTCATGCACTTGTTGAAAAGCCAGCAGGTGTGTATACAAAACAAGTTAAAGAAATGAACGATTTTGCAGCAACAAAGCCTGAATTAACATTTGGGATTATGTTTAATCAAAGGACAAATCCACTTTACCAAAAACTAAAAAGTTTAATAGATAGTGGAGAAATTGGCAGTATTCGTCGTACAAACTGGATGATCACAACATGGTGGAGGCCGCAAGGATATTATGATCAAGGAGCATGGAGAGCGACTTGGGAAGGAGAAGGCGGCGGTGTTCTTGTCAATCAGGCACCACATCAGATTGATTTGCTTCAATGGATTTGCGGTATGCCTAAGAAAGTGTATTCTAATGTGAAATATGGCTTCCAGCGCAATATTGCTGTAGAAGATGAAGTGACGGCATTGCTTGATTATGGCAATGGCGCAACAGGTGTATTTATAACATGTACACATGATCTCATTGGTACAGACCGTTTTGAAATATTGGGTGATAACGGAAAAATCGTTGTTGATGACAGCAAGAAAATTACGATTAAACGGCTTGCTAAACCAGAGTCGGAAATGAGTGCAACGATGAGTATGCAGGATGTGGCGAAAATATTTATGGGCGGCAATACCGAAGAACTCTTTACAGAGGAAGTTCTAGAATTCGAGAGCGTTTGGGGAGAGCAGCATATCGCTGTTTTAGAAAACTTTGCAGCTAATATTATAGACGGAACGCCACTTATTGCCAATGGTGCTGATGGAATAAATGGGGTTGCACTGGCAAATGCTATCCATCTTTCAAGCTGGTTAGACAAGGAAGTAGAGCTTCCGATTGATGAAGAGGTGTATCTAGCTGAGTTAAATAAAAAGATTGAAGCTGAAAAACGAAACCCAATTAAAAGCTAA